In one window of Escherichia coli DSM 30083 = JCM 1649 = ATCC 11775 DNA:
- the speC gene encoding ornithine decarboxylase: MKSMNIAASSELVSRLSTHRCVVALGDTDFTDVAAVVITAADSRSGILALLKRTGFHLPVFLYSEHAVELPAGVTAVINGNEQQWLELESAACQYEENLLPPFYDTLTQYVEMGNSTFACPGHQHGAFFKKHPAGRHFYDFFGENIFRADMCNADVKLGDLLIHEGSAKDAQKFAAKVFHADKTYFVLNGTSAANKVVTNALLTRGDLVLFDRNNHKSNHHGALIQAGATPVYLEASRNPFGFIGGIDAHCFNEEYLRQQIRDVAPEKADLPRPFRLAIIQLGTYDGTVYNARQVIDTVGHLCDYILFDSAWVGYEQFIPMMADSSPLLLELNENDPGIFVTQSVHKQQAGFSQTSQIHKKDNHIRGQARFCPHKRLNNAFMLHASTSPFYPLFAALDVNAKIHEGESGRRLWAECVELGIESRKAILARCKLFRPFIPPVVDGKLWQDYPTSVLASDRRFFSFDPGAKWHGFEGYAADQYFVDPCKLLLTTQGIDAETGEYSDFGVPATILAHYLRENGIVPEKCDLNSILFLLTPAESHEKLAQLVAMLAQFEQHIEDDSPLAEVLPSVYNKYPVRYRDYTLRQLCQEMHDLYVSFDVKDLQKAMFRQQSFPSVVMNPQDAHSAYIRGEVELVRIRDAEGRIAAEGALPYPPGVLCVVPGEVWGGAVQRYFLALEEGVNLLPGFSPELQGVYSETDANGMKRLYGYVLK, from the coding sequence ATGAAATCAATGAATATTGCCGCCAGTAGTGAACTGGTATCCCGACTTTCTACTCATCGCTGCGTGGTAGCGTTGGGAGATACTGATTTTACGGACGTCGCGGCAGTCGTCATTACCGCTGCGGATAGTCGCAGTGGCATTCTTGCGTTGCTTAAGCGCACCGGTTTTCATCTACCGGTGTTTTTGTATTCCGAACATGCTGTTGAATTACCTGCGGGCGTTACGGCGGTAATCAACGGCAACGAGCAGCAGTGGCTGGAGCTGGAATCCGCAGCCTGTCAGTATGAAGAGAATTTGCTGCCACCGTTTTATGACACGCTGACGCAGTACGTTGAGATGGGTAATAGCACCTTTGCTTGCCCTGGACATCAACATGGTGCGTTCTTTAAAAAGCATCCTGCCGGACGCCATTTTTACGATTTCTTTGGCGAGAACATCTTTCGCGCCGATATGTGTAACGCTGACGTAAAATTGGGCGATCTGCTTATTCATGAAGGATCGGCGAAAGATGCGCAGAAATTTGCAGCCAAAGTCTTTCATGCCGATAAAACCTATTTTGTGCTGAACGGCACATCGGCAGCGAATAAAGTGGTGACGAATGCGCTGTTAACGCGTGGCGATCTGGTGCTCTTCGACCGTAACAACCATAAGTCGAATCATCACGGCGCGTTGATTCAGGCGGGGGCGACGCCGGTCTATCTGGAAGCTTCACGTAACCCGTTTGGTTTCATTGGCGGTATTGATGCGCACTGTTTTAATGAAGAGTATCTGCGCCAGCAAATTCGCGACGTTGCGCCAGAAAAAGCCGACCTGCCGCGCCCGTTTCGCCTGGCGATTATTCAGCTGGGAACCTATGACGGCACTGTCTATAACGCCCGTCAGGTGATCGATACCGTTGGGCATCTGTGTGATTACATTCTGTTTGATTCCGCGTGGGTCGGTTACGAACAGTTTATCCCGATGATGGCGGATAGCTCGCCGCTGCTGTTAGAACTTAACGAAAACGATCCGGGGATCTTTGTGACCCAGTCGGTGCACAAACAGCAGGCGGGATTCTCACAGACGTCGCAGATCCATAAAAAAGATAACCATATCCGTGGACAGGCGCGTTTTTGCCCGCATAAGCGGTTGAATAATGCCTTTATGCTCCATGCTTCTACCAGCCCGTTCTATCCGCTGTTCGCCGCGCTGGACGTTAACGCCAAAATTCATGAAGGGGAGAGTGGGCGTCGGCTGTGGGCTGAGTGCGTTGAGTTGGGTATTGAGTCGCGCAAGGCTATTCTTGCGCGCTGTAAGCTGTTCCGCCCGTTTATCCCGCCCGTTGTTGATGGCAAATTGTGGCAGGATTATCCGACGTCAGTGTTAGCCAGCGACCGCCGTTTTTTCAGTTTTGATCCGGGGGCGAAGTGGCACGGCTTTGAAGGATATGCCGCGGATCAGTATTTTGTTGATCCGTGCAAGCTGTTACTCACCACGCAGGGTATCGATGCCGAAACCGGCGAATATAGCGATTTTGGCGTTCCAGCGACGATTCTGGCGCACTATCTGCGTGAGAACGGCATTGTGCCGGAGAAGTGCGATCTCAACTCCATTCTGTTCTTATTAACTCCGGCGGAAAGCCACGAGAAGCTGGCACAACTGGTGGCGATGCTGGCGCAGTTTGAACAGCATATTGAGGATGACTCGCCGCTGGCTGAGGTGTTGCCGAGCGTTTATAACAAATATCCGGTGCGCTATCGCGACTACACCCTGCGCCAGTTGTGTCAGGAGATGCACGATCTGTATGTCAGTTTCGACGTCAAAGACCTACAAAAAGCGATGTTCCGCCAGCAGAGTTTCCCGTCAGTGGTGATGAATCCCCAGGATGCGCATAGCGCTTATATTCGCGGTGAAGTGGAGTTGGTGCGGATTCGTGATGCCGAAGGGCGAATTGCGGCAGAAGGGGCGTTGCCTTATCCACCTGGCGTGCTTTGCGTGGTACCCGGGGAAGTCTGGGGTGGGGCGGTTCAACGTTATTTCCTTGCGCTGGAAGAAGGCGTGAATTTGTTGCCGGGATTTTCGCCGGAGTTGCAAGGTGTCTATAGCGAAACCGATGCGAATGGCATGAAACGGTTGTACGGTTATGTGTTGAAGTAA
- the nupG gene encoding nucleoside permease NupG: MNLKLQLKILSFLQFCLWGSWLTTLGSYMFVTLKFDGASIGAVYSSLGIAAVFMPALLGIVADKWLSAKWVYAICHTIGAITLFMAAEVTTPEAMFLVILINSFAYMPTLGLINTISYYRLQNAGMDIVTDFPPIRIWGTIGFIMAMWVVSLSGFELSHMQLYIGAALSAILVLFTLTLPHIPVAKQQANQSWTTLLGLDAFALFKNKRMAIFFIFSMLLGAELQITNMFGNTFLHSFDKDPMFASSFIVQHASIIMSISQISETLFILTIPFFLSRYGIKNVMMISIVAWILRFALFAYGDPTPFGTVLLVLSMIVYGCAFDFFNISGSVFVEKEVSPAIRASAQGMFLMMTNGFGCILGGIVSGKVVEMYTQNGITDWQTVWLIFAGYSVVLAFAFMAMFKYKHVRVPTGTQTVSH, translated from the coding sequence ATGAATCTTAAGCTGCAGCTGAAAATCCTCTCTTTTCTGCAGTTCTGTCTGTGGGGAAGTTGGCTGACGACCCTCGGCTCCTATATGTTTGTTACCCTGAAGTTTGACGGTGCTTCTATTGGCGCAGTTTATAGTTCACTGGGTATCGCCGCGGTCTTTATGCCTGCGCTGCTGGGGATTGTGGCCGACAAATGGTTAAGTGCGAAATGGGTCTATGCCATTTGCCACACCATTGGCGCTATCACGCTGTTCATGGCGGCAGAGGTCACTACGCCGGAGGCGATGTTCCTTGTGATATTGATTAACTCGTTTGCTTATATGCCAACGCTTGGGTTAATCAACACCATCTCTTACTATCGCCTGCAAAATGCCGGGATGGATATCGTTACTGACTTCCCGCCAATCCGTATCTGGGGCACCATCGGCTTTATCATGGCAATGTGGGTGGTGAGCCTGTCCGGCTTCGAATTAAGCCACATGCAGCTGTATATTGGCGCAGCGCTTTCCGCCATTCTGGTTCTGTTTACCCTGACTCTGCCGCATATTCCGGTTGCTAAACAGCAAGCGAATCAGAGCTGGACAACCCTGCTGGGCCTCGATGCATTCGCTCTGTTTAAAAACAAGCGTATGGCAATCTTCTTCATCTTCTCAATGCTGCTGGGCGCGGAACTGCAGATTACCAACATGTTCGGTAATACCTTCCTGCACAGCTTCGACAAAGATCCGATGTTTGCCAGCAGCTTCATCGTGCAGCATGCGTCAATCATCATGTCGATTTCGCAGATCTCTGAAACCCTGTTCATTCTGACCATCCCGTTCTTCTTAAGCCGCTACGGTATTAAGAACGTAATGATGATCAGTATTGTGGCGTGGATCCTGCGTTTTGCTCTGTTTGCTTACGGCGACCCGACTCCGTTCGGTACTGTACTGCTGGTACTGTCGATGATCGTTTACGGTTGCGCATTCGACTTCTTCAACATCTCTGGTTCGGTGTTTGTCGAAAAAGAAGTTAGTCCGGCAATTCGCGCCAGCGCGCAGGGGATGTTCCTGATGATGACCAACGGCTTCGGCTGTATCCTCGGCGGCATCGTGAGCGGTAAAGTGGTTGAGATGTACACCCAAAACGGCATTACCGACTGGCAGACCGTATGGCTGATTTTCGCAGGTTACTCCGTGGTTCTGGCCTTCGCGTTCATGGCGATGTTCAAATATAAACACGTTCGTGTCCCGACAGGTACACAGACGGTTAGCCACTAA
- the mltC gene encoding membrane-bound lytic murein transglycosylase MltC, whose amino-acid sequence MKKYLALALIAPLLISCSTTKKGDTYNEAWVKDTNGFDILMGQFAHNIENIWGFKEVVIAGPKDYVKYTDQYQTRSHINFDDGTITIETIAGTEPAAHLRRAIIKTLLMGDDPSSVDLYSDVDDITISKEPFLYGQVVDNTGQPIRWEGRASNFADYLLKNRLKSRSNGLRIIYSVTINMVPNHLDKRAHKYLGMVRQASRKYGVDESLILAIMQTESSFNPYAVSRSDALGLMQVVQHTAGKDVFRSQGKSGTPSRSFLFDPASNIDTGTAYLAMLNNVYLGGIDNPTSRRYAVITAYNGGAGSVLRVFSNDKIQAANIINTMTPGDVYQTLTTRHPSAESRRYLYKVNTAQKSYRRR is encoded by the coding sequence ATGAAAAAATATCTCGCGCTGGCTTTGATTGCGCCGTTGCTCATCTCCTGTTCGACGACCAAAAAAGGCGATACCTATAACGAAGCCTGGGTCAAAGATACCAACGGTTTTGATATTCTGATGGGGCAATTTGCCCACAATATTGAGAACATCTGGGGCTTCAAAGAGGTGGTGATCGCCGGTCCTAAGGACTACGTGAAATACACCGATCAATATCAGACCCGCAGCCACATCAACTTCGATGACGGTACGATTACTATCGAAACCATCGCCGGGACAGAACCTGCCGCGCATCTGCGCCGGGCAATTATCAAAACGTTGCTGATGGGGGACGATCCGAGTTCGGTCGATCTCTATTCCGACGTTGATGATATTACGATTTCGAAAGAACCTTTCCTTTACGGTCAGGTGGTGGACAACACCGGGCAGCCGATTCGCTGGGAAGGTCGCGCGAGCAACTTCGCGGATTATCTGCTGAAAAACCGTCTGAAGAGCCGCAGCAACGGGCTGCGTATCATCTACAGCGTCACCATTAACATGGTGCCGAACCACCTTGATAAACGTGCGCACAAATATCTCGGCATGGTCCGCCAGGCGTCACGGAAATATGGCGTTGATGAGTCGCTGATTCTGGCGATTATGCAGACCGAGTCATCCTTTAACCCATATGCGGTCAGCCGTTCCGATGCGCTGGGGTTAATGCAGGTGGTACAACATACTGCCGGGAAAGATGTGTTCCGCTCGCAGGGGAAATCCGGCACGCCGAGCCGCAGTTTCTTGTTTGATCCTGCCAGCAATATTGATACCGGCACCGCGTATCTGGCGATGCTGAACAACGTTTATCTCGGCGGAATTGATAACCCAACATCGCGGCGTTATGCCGTCATCACCGCCTATAACGGCGGCGCAGGCAGCGTGCTGCGAGTCTTTTCGAATGATAAGATTCAGGCTGCCAATATTATTAACACCATGACGCCGGGCGATGTTTATCAGACGCTGACGACCCGCCATCCCTCTGCGGAATCTCGCCGTTATCTTTATAAAGTGAATACCGCGCAAAAATCCTACCGCCGCCGATAA
- the yggX gene encoding oxidative damage protection protein — protein MSRTIFCTFLQREAEGQDFQLYPGELGKRIYNEISKEAWAQWQHKQTMLINEKKLNMMNAEHRKLLEQEMVNFLFEGKEVHIEGYTPEDKK, from the coding sequence ATGAGCAGAACGATTTTTTGTACTTTCCTGCAACGTGAAGCAGAAGGTCAGGATTTTCAGCTGTACCCCGGCGAACTGGGAAAACGCATCTATAACGAGATCTCCAAAGAAGCCTGGGCGCAGTGGCAGCACAAACAAACCATGCTGATTAATGAAAAGAAACTCAACATGATGAATGCCGAGCACCGCAAGCTGCTGGAGCAGGAGATGGTCAACTTCCTGTTCGAGGGTAAAGAGGTGCATATCGAGGGCTATACGCCGGAAGATAAAAAATAA
- the mutY gene encoding A/G-specific adenine glycosylase, whose translation MQASQFSAQVLDWYDKYGRKTLPWQIDKTPYKVWLSEVMLQQTQVATVIPYFERFMARFPTVTDLANAPLDEVLHLWTGLGYYARARNLHKAAQQVATLHGGKFPETFEEVAALPGVGRSTAGAILSLSLGKHFPILDGNVKRVLARCYAVSGWPGKKEVENKLWSLSEQVTPAVGVERFNQAMMDLGAMICTRSKPKCSLCPLQNGCIAAANNSWSLYPGKKPKQTLPERTGYFLLLQHEDEVLLAQRPSSGLWGGLYCFPQFADEESLRQWLAQRQISADNLTQLTAFRHTFSHFHLDIVPMWLPVSSFTGCMDEDNALWYNLAQPPSVGLAAPVERLLQQLRTGAPV comes from the coding sequence ATGCAAGCGTCGCAATTTTCAGCCCAGGTTCTGGACTGGTACGATAAATACGGGCGGAAAACGCTGCCCTGGCAAATTGACAAGACGCCCTACAAAGTATGGCTCTCAGAAGTGATGTTGCAACAAACTCAGGTTGCGACCGTTATCCCCTATTTTGAACGCTTTATGGCGCGCTTCCCAACGGTGACCGATCTCGCCAATGCGCCGCTCGACGAAGTTCTCCACTTGTGGACCGGGCTTGGCTATTACGCCCGCGCGCGCAATCTGCATAAAGCGGCACAACAAGTGGCGACCTTACACGGCGGTAAATTCCCGGAAACCTTTGAAGAAGTCGCGGCGTTACCGGGCGTCGGGCGTTCCACCGCAGGCGCGATTCTCTCGCTTTCTCTGGGTAAGCACTTTCCGATTCTCGACGGTAACGTCAAACGGGTGCTGGCGCGCTGCTATGCTGTAAGCGGCTGGCCTGGGAAAAAAGAGGTCGAGAATAAACTATGGAGTTTGAGCGAGCAGGTGACGCCCGCGGTTGGCGTGGAACGGTTTAATCAGGCGATGATGGATTTGGGCGCGATGATTTGTACGCGCTCTAAGCCGAAATGTTCGCTCTGTCCGCTACAAAACGGATGTATTGCCGCCGCCAACAATAGCTGGTCGCTTTATCCGGGCAAAAAACCGAAACAGACGCTGCCAGAGCGCACCGGCTACTTTTTGCTGTTACAGCACGAAGATGAAGTATTGCTGGCGCAGCGTCCGTCGAGCGGATTGTGGGGCGGTTTATACTGTTTCCCGCAGTTTGCCGATGAAGAAAGTTTGCGGCAGTGGCTGGCGCAACGACAGATTTCTGCCGATAACCTGACGCAGCTGACCGCGTTTCGGCATACCTTCAGCCATTTCCACTTAGATATTGTGCCTATGTGGCTTCCCGTGTCGTCATTCACCGGCTGCATGGATGAAGACAATGCGCTCTGGTATAACTTAGCGCAACCGCCGTCAGTTGGCCTGGCGGCTCCCGTGGAGCGTTTGTTACAGCAGTTACGCACTGGCGCGCCGGTTTAG
- the trmB gene encoding tRNA (guanosine(46)-N7)-methyltransferase TrmB has protein sequence MKNDVISPEFDENGRPLRRIRSFVRRQGRLTKGQEHALENYWPVMGVEFSEDMLDFPALFGREAPVTLEIGFGMGASLVAMAKDRPEQDFLGIEVHSPGVGACLSSAHEEGLSNLRVMCHDAVEVLHKMIPDNSLRMVQLFFPDPWHKARHNKRRIVQVPFAELVKSKLQLGGIFHMATDWEPYAEHMLEVMSSIDGYKNLSESNDYVPRPASRPVTKFEQRGHRLGHGVWDLMFERVK, from the coding sequence ATGAAAAACGACGTCATCTCACCGGAATTTGATGAAAACGGCCGCCCGCTGCGCCGTATCCGTAGTTTTGTGCGCCGCCAGGGGCGACTGACCAAAGGCCAGGAACATGCGCTGGAAAACTACTGGCCGGTGATGGGCGTTGAGTTCAGCGAAGATATGCTGGATTTCCCTGCGCTTTTTGGCCGTGAAGCGCCGGTGACGCTTGAGATTGGTTTTGGCATGGGCGCGTCGCTGGTGGCAATGGCTAAAGATCGCCCCGAGCAGGACTTCCTCGGCATTGAAGTGCATTCACCGGGCGTTGGTGCGTGCCTGTCTTCTGCGCATGAAGAGGGCTTAAGCAACCTGCGCGTGATGTGTCACGATGCGGTTGAAGTGCTGCATAAAATGATTCCTGACAATTCATTGCGCATGGTGCAGCTCTTTTTCCCTGACCCGTGGCACAAAGCGCGCCATAATAAACGCCGTATCGTTCAGGTGCCGTTTGCCGAGCTGGTAAAAAGCAAACTGCAGCTGGGGGGCATATTCCATATGGCGACCGACTGGGAACCTTATGCGGAACATATGCTTGAAGTGATGTCTTCTATTGACGGTTATAAAAACCTGTCAGAGAGCAATGATTACGTACCGCGTCCGGCATCACGTCCGGTGACGAAATTTGAACAACGTGGTCATCGTCTTGGTCACGGAGTATGGGACTTAATGTTCGAGAGGGTGAAATAA
- the yggL gene encoding YggL family protein: protein MAKNRSRRLRKKMHIDEFQELGFSVAWRFPEGTSEEQIDKTVDDFINEVIEPNKLAFDGSGYLAWEGLICMQEIGKCTEEHQAIVRKWLEERKLEEVRTSELFDVWWD from the coding sequence ATGGCAAAGAACCGTAGCCGTCGTCTGCGTAAAAAAATGCACATCGACGAATTCCAGGAATTAGGATTTTCGGTGGCATGGCGATTCCCGGAAGGTACATCGGAAGAACAGATTGATAAAACCGTTGATGACTTTATTAACGAGGTTATCGAACCGAACAAACTGGCCTTTGACGGCAGCGGTTATCTGGCCTGGGAAGGTCTGATCTGCATGCAGGAAATCGGCAAATGCACCGAAGAACATCAGGCGATTGTGCGTAAGTGGCTGGAAGAACGCAAACTGGAAGAGGTACGCACCAGCGAACTTTTCGACGTTTGGTGGGACTAA
- the yggN gene encoding DUF2884 domain-containing protein has protein sequence MMRKMLLAAALSVTAMTAHADYQCSVTPRDDVIVSPQTVQVKGENGNLVITPDGNVMYNGKQYSLNAAQREQAKDYQAELRSTLPWIDEGAKSRVEKARIALDKIIVQEMGESSKMRSRLTKLDAQLKEQMNRIIETRSDGLTFHYKAIDQVRAEGQQLVNQAMGGILQDSINEMGAKAVLKSGGNPLQNVLGSLGGLQSSIQTEWKKQEKDFQQFGKDVCSRVVTLEDSRKALVGNLK, from the coding sequence ATGATGCGCAAAATGCTGCTGGCGGCAGCACTTTCAGTGACGGCAATGACCGCTCACGCCGACTACCAGTGCAGCGTCACGCCGCGTGACGATGTGATTGTCAGCCCGCAAACCGTGCAGGTGAAGGGCGAAAACGGCAATCTGGTGATCACGCCAGACGGCAACGTGATGTATAACGGTAAGCAATATTCCCTGAATGCCGCCCAGCGCGAGCAGGCGAAGGATTATCAGGCTGAACTACGTAGCACCCTGCCGTGGATTGATGAAGGCGCGAAAAGCCGCGTCGAGAAAGCTCGTATTGCGCTGGATAAAATTATCGTTCAGGAGATGGGCGAAAGCAGCAAAATGCGCAGCCGTCTGACCAAACTTGATGCGCAGCTGAAAGAGCAGATGAACCGCATTATCGAAACGCGCAGCGATGGCCTGACGTTTCACTATAAAGCCATTGATCAGGTTCGTGCCGAAGGCCAGCAATTAGTGAATCAGGCAATGGGCGGAATTTTACAGGACAGCATTAATGAAATGGGCGCGAAAGCGGTGCTGAAAAGCGGCGGTAACCCATTACAGAACGTGCTGGGAAGCCTGGGCGGCCTGCAATCCTCAATCCAAACCGAGTGGAAAAAGCAGGAAAAAGATTTCCAGCAGTTTGGCAAAGATGTTTGTAGCCGCGTTGTGACTCTGGAAGATAGCCGCAAAGCCCTGGTCGGGAATTTAAAATAA